In Debaryomyces hansenii CBS767 chromosome A complete sequence, a genomic segment contains:
- a CDS encoding DEHA2D17600p (highly similar to CA4004|IPF4256 Candida albicans IPF4256 unknown function): MSLTNPNLEGYHVVRNMWMLYYNKSENNYIAPKKCSGCYDDKKFVIWSVSVASQAIVDAARIYKEFVPLVDPAIHIFSKYKNNHLKGYSAAENAGTDEDIYYDDDAQVASAMITAYEVTGNKKHLDQGRELVRFLMGGWNTNPDAKTKGGMKWHLKNAYLNSCTTGETAKACLQISKFIPNEAKIYVDFAAKCIDWQIKVLRSEDDGLIMDGIQDTATDVNDTKYSYNTGTTLSAASLLYNITKETKWKDIADDLAKAAINRNVFFYDRDYSDDKRYWRDASYFVQLLIEGLADYLLYIGNEAPEGLPQRIEEEIKRHLVMFYKYMRDPNDGLYIQSFEPHLTYRDVYDSKYKQEFGERKGWSLKNEDKDGDGNPQKCLIGCGSAARVFFQGARVVPKID, from the coding sequence ATGTCACTTACTAACCCCAACCTAGAAGGATACCACGTTGTTCGTAATATGTGGATGTTGTATTACAATAAATCCGAGAACAACTACATAGCTCCAAAAAAATGTTCAGGCTGTTACGACGATAAAAAGTTTGTTATTTGGTCTGTTTCAGTTGCCTCTCAAGCAATTGTTGATGCTGCCAGAATTTATAAGGAATTCGTGCCGTTAGTTGACCCAGcaattcatatttttagtaaatataaaaataacCATCTAAAGGGATATTCGGCTGCAGAAAATGCCGGAACAGATGAAGACATTTATTATGATGACGATGCACAAGTTGCTAGTGCAATGATTACAGCGTATGAGGTCACAGGAAATAAAAAACACTTGGATCAGGGTAGAGAGTTAGTTCGGTTTTTGATGGGTGGTTGGAACACCAACCCCGATGCAAAGACAAAAGGTGGAATGAAATGGCATTTAAAGAATGCGTATTTAAATTCATGCACTACAGGAGAAACAGCTAAGGCTTGTTtgcaaatttcaaagtttaTTCCTAATGAAGCAAAAATCTATGTTGATTTTGCTGCCAAATGCATTGACTGGCAAATTAAAGTCTTGCGTAGCGAAGATGATGGTTTGATAATGGATGGTATTCAGGATACTGCAACGGACGTGAACGATACCAAATACTCTTACAATACAGGAACCACGTTATCAGCAGCTTCACttttgtataatattaCAAAGGAAACGAAGTGGAAAGATATTGCTGATGATTTAGCCAAAGCTGCTATTAACAGAAATGTGTTCTTCTACGATCGCGACTACAGTGATGATAAAAGATATTGGAGAGATGCTTCGTATTTTGTTCAGTTGTTAATAGAAGGATTGGctgattatttattatacattGGTAATGAAGCCCCAGAGGGGTTACctcaaagaattgaagaagaaattaagaGACATTTAGTTATGTTTTACAAGTATATGAGAGACCCAAATGATGGCTTATATATTCAAAGTTTCGAACCACATCTTACTTACAGAGATGTTTATGATTCTAAATACAAGCAGGAATTTGGCGAAAGAAAAGGCTGGTCGCTTAAAAACGAAGATAAAGATGGAGATGGCAATCCTCAAAAGTGTTTAATAGGTTGTGGCTCTGCTGCTAGAGTGTTCTTTCAAGGAGCAAGAGTCGTCCCAAAAATCGACTGA